The Manis javanica isolate MJ-LG chromosome 14, MJ_LKY, whole genome shotgun sequence genomic interval ATTTATACCATAGAATTTTCAGTGGAGAGATACTAGCTTGGTATTTCCCTTAATGATATTGTAGTCTGGCTGAAGGACCTACAGTAATCATAAAACCTAAGATAGCCCATGTATTTGGTGGATATTGAATACTCTAATGGGGATGGTGGTGTCCAAAGGAGTTCCACAGTAAAGTGGAAATGGATTCTGCAAGAACATGCTACCAGGTATTGAAACCACTCAACTTATTCATAAACTGACAACATCTTTTTTATGAAACTGACATTGGAACCACCTGAGGAACTTCTGAATCCTGTAGTCTCATGGGCAGTcctatgaacaaataaatatgaacaacAAAGAACTGCCTGGTTTATGGTTTGTCATTGCAACACGAACAGGCACCATCCTTCTGGGGAGCCATCCACAGtgatagaaaaggaaaatcacatcAGCTGGGGTGCTGAATTACATGTTGTTTCTCCTTATGCCTGGGCTGTTACTGCTTCATGGCCAGTGATTATGGGCCtgtcaaaaataatatatttgttgaGCAATGGAATAATTGTTTGTTTAAGTAAAACCCTTGTTGACGATGTACCTTGAAAATTACCATAGGAATTTAAGGCATCAGAAGACCCCTTCACAGCATTGGAAGTTGATTGGAATTGAAAACAGGGCATCCTGATGCTCTCATGGAGGTGGCCACTGAGTTCATAAAATGATAGGAAATGGAAGAGCTGCTGTGATGGAGAGATAGTCTGATATTTTCCTTCCATCCTCTGATCACCAAATTCTATCTCCCacataactggaagtttggaaTGATGCATGTACACACAAGAGACTTCAAACGGGTCCTGACAGGAATTACAATAAACTCCTGAATGGGCTTGCATACATAGTTGTAGAAGCAACGGTTTACAAAATTCCTGAAATTAAAGATATTGAGACAGCGTTATCACATCAAATGAATATACTATCTTGCATATCATTTTCAGAGTAATGGATTCCTAGACATTTGGTATGAGTAactgaaatatttgttgacagaAACTGGGGAGTGACAGGCATGAAATGCTGTCTTATAACTTTCATATATCTCAGATTCACACCCAATAAGAGGAAGACTAATGGAAGGTCCCCTAAATAGATTCCTCTCCTTTCTTAGGACTTgttgggagggggaaggagaagaCACTGCTATGACTGCACAATTATTCTATACAAGACTTCAACTTTATTTTGTACAAGAATACCTCAACCCTTTATTTCAACCAGGATTTGTTGCCCCAGCCAACACTTCACCAGTGGGTGCTTGAAGAGAAGATGTTCTCTAGAGAAGAAACCACAACTATACTCTaaaattttttggtatttttaacgGCCTGATGGAGCAAATTATGCATTTGCTTCATCTGGAAACACTGGAGTTTATAGTAAAATCTACATTGTTTAATGGCTGAAAGGGCCTACAAGTTCTGTACTTATGAATCCCTACCCTATATGATAGGAATGGACCAAAGGTGACAGTAGCCCAGTAGAGTTCTCATGAAATAGACCATCACAACAGGTGAACTAAACACCTCTTCCAAAGATGGAAGAGTGTACagtatattttatgttaattttatctCCAAAGTTTACCTAAATGTTAGCCACTAGTGTCTCATGCATTTAGGGACACATGCACATActatatttgataaagaaaatatcatCGAACTCTTTTTGTCATGTTTCAAATCTCTGTGTAACTCTCCTCCATGGCAAATCGGTGGGCTATGCAGAAATCACTAGAAGAGATATTTGGTCATCTAGCATTTAAGGTCTAGATGAATGATATTCAATTATGATAACATCTGTATGCTCTCAATAAAAGTGGATGTACTACTTCCTAAATTAATTATGTAACTCCTTTAAGTATACCAAGTCACACAAGATGAACTGGTGATAGACTttcttaaatatagaaataatattagGAAAGAACTGTAAAAGTATTAgactgagaaaataattctaaaactattGGCATATCTAGCTTGATGTCTAGCCAACTGCTTAGAGATGCACTGTGTGTCCTGGTGGTCAGGAACCTGGATTTACTGGTTTCATGATAGTGCTGATTGTACGGTCACTCAGGCTCTCGTCTGGTTTAATTAGCTGAATATTACAGTGGTAGGAGCAATTTGtaccatttaattaattattaacagTGGAATAGTCTCATTTAAATATTGGGAAGTATTTTATGCAAACCTGAGTCAAAAGTTTTgtgttgattttatgtttttaagtcaaatcaatgactttaaataaaaaacaatttatagcattaaaagtataaaatgggGTAGTAATTTATTGATTGTGAAAGTATTTATTAAGACActttatgaattataaataatagcataaaaactagaaaaaaaacttAGATAACCAAAACTAACCAGAAAGTAACAATCATTTCCCAgctgaaagaaaatcagaagaaagaAGCTTTGGCCAGAGTATCAGCTTATGCTTGAGCAAAGAGATGTTCCCGGGGCAAGGAGACCACAGCAGGCCTTCTAAACACTGGGTGCTGCCATGATAAGGTCTGAAGTGGGTCCACAGGCATGGTCCATTCTCCTGAAATTGACACAAGGAACTTCTGAGGACATTTCAGCCTTGGAATTTTTAATAATTGGTAATTCAATGTGCTTGTTAAATTGTTCCACAGTGAAAAgtacagtatatattttttaatcacttttgCATTCTAAACTTATTATTACCCCAAGCTGGGCACTATTCTTAGTATATTTGTCTTGTTAATATCCCTCTTACTGGTGTCATGgttattaaaatatacaatttttaagtttttctcctaggatttatttaagatttttctacTCATTCTTCATGACAGTTTCAGAATCACCTTAATATTTTGTCGTATTTGACTTTTATCATTACAACCTTTGCATCAGCTTCTCATCAGGGACTCATCCTAGCATAGGTAATAATTTATATTGTCATATACAAtagccattttcatttttcatcctgTGGCAgcctattttcaaaattattgcaGTAATTTCACCACTGATAAGTGTGAATTTGTGTCTGCATTAGACActtttggttagctttattcaGATATGAAAGTTGAACAcatcttgtaattttttatttgaagtattactgatatatgatcttatattggtttcaagtataaagcacagtggttgaacagttacACATATGATTAAATGCTCATCCCCACTAATGTGGTGgctctctgtcaacatagaaaaatgttacagacccatcgattatattctccatgttgtgtTACTATCCCTTTGATAAATGtacattataattgagaattttttgccctcttttatccccctcaactTCCCAATCCATCCACGCCAATTGcccccccatggtaaccaatagacacttctcagtgtttctgagtctgctgtttattctgttttgctttgctttacaaaagaagttaagacatatggtatttatttgagtctattaacacacattttataaatttttttatttattaagctaCTATTGACCCATGAACCATTTGAGGATTTGTACTTTctcaaattttatgaaacatatttcaaatacaatctctAAGAAAGtacttttgacaatttaattaatCTCAGTGGACTGGCCAAAATATCTGCAGAAAACAGGGTATTGAAGAGCCTTTTGCATTTCAGAAAGGTGAAATTACTAGTCTCCTGGGACTTCCCAggtatacaaataaaacattgcCTTTCGGAAGGAGATCACCTCGTATAAGAGAAGAGCCCAATGCACGTTATTTCATGTGGCTTATAGTAAAAGTCCTTTCATCTTCAAGAAAGGACTCTCTGGTTTGTCTAATGAAGGAAATTGAAGTGTGTGATATTGGTCTTTACCGAAGCAAATCTTTGTGAGAAGTACTGATATGTGGGAGAGAGACCTCGTGTCTCATTCATCAGCATATCTGTGTTTACCCTTCCTGCTCATTCCTTACTTGGACTCTATTTTGATTCTTATACCCCATTggacaaaacagattttttagAAAGTATATAGACAGAATTTAATATTTTAGCTTTACGGTATTTCTTATAGcttgattatttcatttgattaattAATAAGCACTCTTCAAGGTAAAAGCTTTGTATATGTTTGCATATTTAATTCAGTAAACCAATTTATACCACATATTTACAGCATATAAGGACATAATTCTTCTCTAACTCATCTGTTTTCAGCATCATCTTATCCCTTTGCAACTGACTACAGGTTTCTGAAGTATGTTAGCAGATACGGACAACCTCACCATCTTCACAGAATTCCTCCTGATGGACGTCTCAAGCTCCCGAGAGCTCCAAATCTTGCAAGGTTTGATATTCTTAGTGGTTTATCTGGGTGCCCTGGCTGGAAATCTACTGACATTTACAGTCATTGTTATAGATCCACATCTTCACTTACCCGTGTACTTTTTTATGGGCAATTTATCCCTTATAGATTTTGGATACATCACAGTTACTGTTCCCAAATCCATCACAAATTCTTTGATGGGTCAGGAAATGATTTCTCTTAGAGCATGTGCTGCTCAgactttcctatttattttctttggatctgCAGAGTTCTTCTTCCTTGTgctcatgtcctatgaccgctatgttgccatctgTCACCCTCTGCACTATGCGTCCACTGTGAGCCCACGTTTCTGCACACAGGCGTCATGTGGCTCatgggccagtgggctggtctattctgctgtccacacagggaccatgttcAGTCATCCATTCACTGAGTCCAATgtgattcaccagtttttctgtgatgtacCTCAAATTATGAGCATTTCATCCCAGGCTGTGCAATTTTCTGAGTTTGTGACCATTGCTGTCAGTGTCTGCATTACATTATTTGGCTTTGTCATCTTATTTGCCTCATATGTTCACATCTTTTCAACTGTGCTGCAAATGCATTCTGTGGAAGCCCAGAAGAAAGCTTTGTCCACCTGCTCCCCCCAGATAGCTACACTTACTCTGTTTATAATTTCTGGATTGTTTGCTTCCTTAGGACCTGTTTCAAATTCATCAAGCATTCAAACCCTCCTTACAGCTATGTTCTACTCCATGGTGTCCCCCTTAGTCAACCCCATCATCTttagcctgaggaacagggagattaAGTCTGCTGTGCATAGAATGTTAAAGAAAGTTTTCCAGTTCCACAGAagagattttatttcttaacCAGAAATTGATGTTACTCTAATCAGTGTGGGAAAATGTGttcaaaaatattaactttaattttaaagttacatattAGGAGTGTGGTCATTTAATAAAAGAGAGATGGacatattaataaatttgaagtaAATCATGTGAACAAAATAACTGTTTGAATAAAATGAGCTCGTATTTCTTGTAGCACTTTTTAAACACGAATTGTTATGCAGTATGTAGTGGTATTTTATGTAGTTTCAATCCCATGATTTTGAAAGTGAATAAACATCTAAAATGacaaatttattttcccacataTGCACTGATTTTTTGTAATGCTGAGATGAAAAATAAGTTCTGTTTCTGTAAGATAATCCATACCTATAGTTTTTCACCTTATCTctttatttcagtgtattttcacaTTCTATAGATGAACGTAAAGCATGTAATTTTATTAGATAGCTGCAGAAAATAATGCTTGTATCTGTTAATATGCATAAACATGCACCACATAAATCCTTTTTCAGATTGTCCAACTCTCATAGACTTAGCAAAGTGAAAGTTAATAATTAGTATGCATACTAGGAAACCCTGAATAGCTTCTTATagacatataaaacaaagcatcataaaataatatttgtcaCTGCAAACATATAATTGTGATAGTTTTAATTAATGCTTAAAAGACATATTAATCATTTATaagacaaagaataaaaacatggaGATAAGTTAGTTGAATTTAGTCATTGACCTCCTTGCATATGGAACCTGGTTGCATGTGATGGGGTGAGacacagggaaatacaaatttgggGCCAGGAGAAGCTAGCCATTATGGTAGGTAAGATAGAAAACACAGCTTCACACACTTTGCATGATTcctattagagaaaaatatttgctgttcTCTGTAACCTTAACACGTTCTGGTGAAATTTTGTGTAAAATTCCTACTTCAGAGttgagtgaaatatttttattccagcagaggggaggcacatatatttataaaaagacataCGAATTCCATGATTTCCAGATACACAATAACCTTGATCTAGcctaaaattaaatcttaaattgaACAAGCTATGGCATGTCATGATCTACAGCCCTAACTTAACAAACTCAAAGGGAGAACTCCCTCAAATTTAATTGTTGTATAAATCAGAATTCATACTAAATAtggccatctgtttttctttggtgatCCGTTCATTCTAATAagtattactaaaaataaatctcatgtctgttttgttttaaccCAATGGGATTGTTGAAGTTGCTGAGTATAactatttaatttattcttcctaCAGCATTGCACCTTATAGGACTCACCACATTTCACTTATTCATACCCTAACCAGTGAATATCTACATTATTCCAACTCACCTACATTAAAGGTTTTGTTAAAAAAGATCTCCACCCATTTCTACTCCATTCGTATTCCTCTATATGATGATTACTGCACATCCTTGGAAAATTGGAAACCCAGTTTTCCAATTCTTGTCATTTATGTGTTAAAGTTTCATCTCAGTTGTATTTCAGAATATTAGagaattagaatttcttttaaatgatatacatattgtacttaaaaatatgtaagggagttactttataaatatgtaaagctagttctatgcccatttttattgagttattgaatttctgatcatatcactgtgatttgaaaatgttagcatataaattaatTTGTTAATACTACATATATTCCTTTCTTACTTTGAAGAAAGAGAATCAATTCCTACATTTACATGTCTATTTAAGTGGTAGTAtcttctctttgaagaaaaatgttttattaccaAGAAACAATTTTATCAGAATTTTATGGGTTTCAATattatttgagaaattttatCAACCCAAGAGCATAAAAgtatcaaattttttattttctctgggattATGCTGTTTAcagtttgattttaattattcaaatttcAGCATTTTAGACCTGAAAGAATGCAGATGATTATACAGGTGATTTATCTCCTAGAGATGATACAGTTTGTCACTATCTACaaatccacttttcttttgctttgggaaaacccttaattaaaatttaattttaccttGAATGCATACACTATGAGCactttatgttcattttatatatttacttctcCATCATAATATTAGTCTGGCTACCTAGAGCTTCCgaagaaacattaattttatttacatacttgttctttttcaagttgaGTAATACCAGGAATATTCTGGGAAAACTGATTTTACAAATATGAGGTAATATCGACATTTTTCAGATAATACTTAGGCATgaaattaatacatattaattgcaaaattgaagtatggaaagaaatgatatattttatggtTCTCAATAAAGAAGGTccaaatttcctgaaaataattgcacatttatatgtatttatcctaaacttcatttctttctaatttttttggtatcaatctacaattacatgaagaacattatgtttactagactccgccCTAcaccaagtcgcccccacatacccctacacagtcactgcccatcagcatagtaggatgctgtaaaatcactacttgtcttctttgtattgTAGAACCCACCCCAtaccccccacattacacatgctaattgttatgccccctttcttttccccaccctaatccctcccttcccacccatcctccccagtccccttccctttggtaactgttagttcattcgtGGGTTTTgtgatgctgctgctgttttattccttaaatttttcattgttcttatactccatatatgagggaaatcatttggtgcttgtgtttatccatctggcttatttcactgaacataataccctctaactccatccatattgttgcaaatggtaggatttgttttcttgttatggctgaataatattccattgtgtatatgttccacatctttattttttcatctactgatggacatttaggttgcttccatttcttggctattgtaaatagtgctgtgataaacgtagtggtgcatctatctttttcataCTGGGTTGCttgattcttagggtaaattcctagaatttctttctaattttaaaggtaCACTTGAACACTTTCATTAAATACATTGAGTTTCATGCAATGGTAATAGAATCCATTTCTGCATAGTGAAAAATGCATTGTTATATTAAACCTTTCCTCTCCTAAGATATATCTACTATATGCTTAGCAATTTAGAgttgtagaaaagaaaatgtttagccTCTCcactttttattattctaaatgtTATCTATTATTAACTTCTTTTAGGCATTAACAGACTTAGGgcaggagaagaaagcaggtaaagttaaataaagaaaattctaaatgtcTATTTACTGGTAATTGTCATTGATGCTCTATGtgtataataaatacacatttgaaGGCCTTTTTCCAATGTTACACTATTTATCCACATACACAGGCATATATTTTTATCAGGTTTATTGAGTGATAACTGAAAGCCATGGTGTGAAAGAAACCAAACTGTCCATCgagagatgaatggaaaaagaagagtgtcttgtatatacaatggaatattattaagccataaaaagaaaggaatcttgccattgtgacaacatggaagtacctagaggatattatgctaagtgtaacaagccaggcagagaaaaacaagtacaatATGATTTAATTTACTTGTGgaagctaaaataaaaacaatacaaaatgaacaaatgagcagTATACTCATAaacactgggaagtgactggtagttacaatgggggagggtttgggatggAGGTTGGGGAGGTTGCTggagataaagaggaacaaaaattcttaattgtAATATAATTTGGTGAATCAGACATCTTATGGATGGTAGTATAGAATGGAGAATAcatctaatgattctgtaacttgTTCTTATATGGGAAGATCATAACCAGACCGgtcagggtgaggatttaattatatgggtaactgttgaaccaccataTTGTAcacttggaaccaatataagattgtatatcgattatacttcaattaacaaaaagaaaagtaacattgTGTATGTTTACAGTGCAAACCATGAAAATGTAAAACCAAATATGTGGTGAATGACAATTGCAATAATGTTGCTAAACACATTACCccacataattacatatttttggtGCATGAcgtcttttagaatttactctcagcaactttaaATTATATAATGCAGTATGGTTAATTACATtcaacatgctgtacattagattcccaggaactatgattttttaatagttgtatacatttattttaaattttttattaaggtacattTGACATACACTCTTGtcaatgtttcacatgaaaaagcaatgtggttactaaaatcacccatattatcaagtcctcacacataccccaatgcagtcactgtccatcagttcagcaagttgccagagatccactatgtgccttctctgtactacactgctctccccatgacccccgaacaccatgtgtactaaacataatacccctcagtccccttatccctccctccccacccgccctcccgcACATCACCCCTTTGGTAAGTCATCACTAGTCaatttttggagtctctgagtctcctgtcattttgttccttcagttttgcttcattgttatactgcagttgtataaattttaataaaatcatagaGCTGTATAACCACTACCAcaatcaaaatacagaacatgTCCACCACCTTCCAAAATTTCCCTGTGCCCTTTTGGTAGAAAATTCCACTTTCCCTTCTCACTGTGGCAACCACTCACCTCTTTCTGACCCTATAGGTTAGACTTTTACAGAATATCCTGTAAATATAATCATGAAGTATacaatcttttctttaaattacactttttattttaaaataattgtagattcacatgctgTTGTTAAAATTCGACCTAATGGTAATGTCTTGTAAAAACTACAGAGAAATACCAGAATCAGGATTAGCTTTGATACAGTCAAGGTATAGAACActtccatcaccacaaagaagCCCCCCCATTGCCCTTTTATAGCCATGCCTACTTCCCTCCTTCCCAAGCCCATAATCCTCACACCTTGGCAACTActaatttgttctttgtttctaattttgtcatttcaagattgttctataaatagaatcatacagtgtatGAAATACTTTGGGactggctttttcttttaatttatggtatcattgatatacaatcttatgaaagtttctcatgagcaacattgtagtatcaacattcatccatattatgaaGTTGCTCCACACCCTACTGCAAaatctgtccatcagcatagtaagatgttatagagccattacttgtcttcttcctgctgtACTGCTTCCCTGTGATCTAATTATATTATATGTGCaaattataatgctccttaatccccttttccatTCCCTGCTTGCcaaccctccccaaaccctttcgtttggtaactgctagtcacttcttagagtctgtgagtctgctgttgttttgttccttcagttttgttttaacgttctactccacaaatgagtgaaattatttggcatttgtatttctacaactagcttatttcactgagcaaaatactgtTTAGTTCCAAGCATGTttttgctaatggtaggatttgtttttctcttatggctgaataatatgccattgtgtgtGTCTattacatctactgatggacacttaggttgcttccatatcttgcctaatacaaatagcgctgtgataaacatagggaaccatatatatctttttgaatcagggatcttgttccctttgggtaaattcctaggagtggaagtcctgggtcaaatggtattcctatttttagttttttaaggaagcttctattgctttccacaatgattaaactaatttacattctcaccaacagtgtaggagggttgccctttctccacatccttgccagcatttgttgtctcttgtcttttggatgatggccatcttaactggtgtgaggtgatatcccattgtggttttaattggcatttctctgatgattagtgatgtggagcaccttttcatatgcctgtaggccatctgaattcaTTCTTTCGGGAaaagtctgttcagatcctctacccatattttaatcaggttatttctttttgggtgttcagggaagggagctctttatatatgttggatgtcaaccctttattggatatgtcatttatgaaaatattctcctatactgtaggatgcctttttgtcctgctgcttgtgtcctttgctgtatggaagatttttagtctgatgtagtcccactggttcatctttcttttatttcccttgcacggtgagatacgttcatgaagaagttgctcatgtttacattcaagagagttttgcctatgttttcttataagagctttatggtttcatgacttacattcaggcctttgatccatttcaagtttacttttgtgtatggagacagtaatccagttttattcccttacatgtagctgtccagttttaccaacaccagttgttaaggaggctgtcatttccccattgaatgtccacggctccttcatatatattaattggccatatatgtgtggctttatatctgaactttctattctgttccattgatctatgtgtctgttcttgtgccagtaccacattgtcttgattattgtggctttgtagtagagcttgaagttgaagggactaatccccccagctttattgttcTTTCACA includes:
- the LOC108388151 gene encoding olfactory receptor 14I1-like — its product is MLADTDNLTIFTEFLLMDVSSSRELQILQGLIFLVVYLGALAGNLLTFTVIVIDPHLHLPVYFFMGNLSLIDFGYITVTVPKSITNSLMGQEMISLRACAAQTFLFIFFGSAEFFFLVLMSYDRYVAICHPLHYASTVSPRFCTQASCGSWASGLVYSAVHTGTMFSHPFTESNVIHQFFCDVPQIMSISSQAVQFSEFVTIAVSVCITLFGFVILFASYVHIFSTVLQMHSVEAQKKALSTCSPQIATLTLFIISGLFASLGPVSNSSSIQTLLTAMFYSMVSPLVNPIIFSLRNREIKSAVHRMLKKVFQFHRRDFIS